In Gigantopelta aegis isolate Gae_Host chromosome 14, Gae_host_genome, whole genome shotgun sequence, the following proteins share a genomic window:
- the LOC121389396 gene encoding uncharacterized protein LOC121389396 → MVNYCNVLQCHNRSDRETDRSFYRIPAIIRNQGQACETLSSQRRLKWLSRLNQDFTGKNLGNVRVCSDHFIMVDLYDETNPDWAPSLKMGHEKLGFSKTSKDRHERISKRKATIKAKAAVMFPEEEFCPNEAPDDSTNTDCNVETQTDLNGFLIDAMSSELQALRLEMMDIKKHVAISKLCLSDLIGKDDKVKFLTGLSSYDVLAMLYEYLEDFIPTKKSLTKFQMLFMTLMRLRLNLSEQFLAFEFAVSQSTICRMFCEVVDVLYARTKPFVHWPEREELYKTMPMEFRKYFGKKVAVIIDCLEILIEIPSNLTARAQTWSSYKHHNTVKFLMGIRPQGTVSFISKGWGGRATDKYITEHSGFLNYILPGDIVLADRGFDIKDIMGSLCAKAKIPAFTRGKDQLSPLEIESTRKIAHCRIHVERVIGCVRQKYTMLDSTIPIRFMMTKDSESMTILDKICHVCCSLTNLCEPIVCFD, encoded by the exons ATGGTGAATTACTGTAACGTATTACAGTGTCACAACAGATCAGACAGGGAAACTGATCGTTCTTTTTATAGAATTCCTGCAATAATTAGAAATCAGGGTCAAGCATGTGAAACGCTGTCCAGCCAACGACGACTTAAATGGCTGTCAAGGCTAAATCAAGATTTTACCGGGAAAAACCTCGGGAATGTCAGAGTGTGTTCAGATCATtttattatgg TTGACTTGTATGACGAGACCAACCCTGATTGGGCTCCCAGTCTGAAGATGGGCCATGAAAAACTTGGGTTTTCTAAAACTTCAAAAGACCGCCATGAACGCATTTCCAAGCGAAAAGCCACTATCAAAGCAAAGGCGGCAGTGATGTTCCCAGAAGAAGAATTCTGTCCAAATGAAGCCCCTGATGACAGTACTAACACAGATTGTAATGTGGAAACACAGACAGATTTGAATGGGTTTTTAATAGATGCAATGAGTTCTGAATTGCAAGCACTAAGACTTGAAATGATGGATATTAAAAAGCATGTTGCCATTTCCAAATTATGTTTGTCCGATTTGATAGGGAAAGATGATAAGGTGAAATTTCTGACCGGTTTGTCATCTTATGATGTGCTTGCAATGTTATACGAGTATCTGGAAGATTTTATTCCTACCAAAAAATCGCTAACCAAATTCCAGATGCTGTTTATGACACTCATGCGGCTGAGACTGAATTTGTCAGAACAGTTCCTTGCATTTGAATTTGCTGTTTCACAATCTACAATATGCCGAATGTTTTGTGAAGTTGTAGATGTTTTGTATGCTAGAACTAAACCATTTGTACATTGGCCTGAACGTGAGGAATTGTATAAAACCATGCCTATGGAATTTAGGAAATATTTTGGGAAAAAAGTGGCTGTGATCATCGATTGTTTAGAAATCCTTATAGAAATACCCTCAAATCTTACGGCTAGGGCACAAACATGGTCATCCTACAAACATCACAATACTGTAAAATTCTTAATGGGCATAAGACCACAGGGCACAGTCTCATTCATTTCCAAGGGTTGGGGTGGACGGGCCACAGACAAATACATCACTGAACACTCaggttttctaaattacattcTTCCAGGTGATATAGTCTTAGCTGATAGGGGGTTTGATATCAAAGATATAATGGGTAGTCTCTGTGCGAAagctaaaatacctgcattcACTAGGGGAAAAGACCAGTTATCACCCCTTGAGATAGAATCAACAAGGAAAATTGCTCACTGTCGAATTCATGTTGAGCGGGTAATAGGATGTGTTCGTCAAAAATATACTATGCTTGACAGCACAATTCCTATAAGATTTATGATGACAAAAGACAGTGAGAGCATGACCATTCTGGACAAGATATGCCATGTATGTTGTTCTTTGACAAACCTCTGTGAACCAATAGTCTGTTTTGATTAA
- the LOC121388331 gene encoding uncharacterized protein LOC121388331 — MFSVSCVVFVLTVLSFGSDRQVLAAETCTNNDVSTCTNVCAPHQQLSCHGGFCGCEHNVGIAGTCTANNVATCEGTCNYFSNEVMTCNTGDECRCFHQTNVIGAPQAGSCEGPNVSQCAACPHTTDVTVCHNRECHCHHIMDGTCNAGDVSQCTAAQCEAGSTIVCHLTKCFCDHAMV, encoded by the exons ATGTTCAGTGTCAGTTGCGTAGTGTTTGTA cTGACGGTGCTATCTTTCGGTTcag ACCGACAAGTGTTGGCGGCGGAAACCTGTACAAACAACGACGTGTCGACCTGCACTAATGTCTGCGCTCCACATCAGCAGCTCTCGTGTCACGGTGGTTTCTGCGGCTGCGAACACAACGTAGGCATTGCCGGTACATGCACAGCCAATAACGTTGCCACTTGTGAGGGTACTTGCAATTATTTCAGCAACGAAGTTATG ACTTGCAATACTGGAGATGAATGCCGCTGTTTCCACCAAACCAATGTGATTGGAGCACCCCAGGCCGGATCCTGTGAAGGGCCGAACGTGTCACAGTGCGCAGCCTGTCCCCACACGACCGACGTCACGGTGTGTCACAACCGTGAATGTCACTGCCATCATATCATGGACGGCACGTGCAATGCCGGTGACGTGTCTCAGTGTACGGCCGCGCAGTGTGAAGCTGGTTCCACGATT GTTTGTCATCTAACCAAATGTTTCTGCGACCACGCCATGGTCTAA